One segment of Macrotis lagotis isolate mMagLag1 chromosome 1, bilby.v1.9.chrom.fasta, whole genome shotgun sequence DNA contains the following:
- the LOC141519427 gene encoding claudin-4-like, with amino-acid sequence MKLNIRTFFILMTTIILALVGWLLCIFITNSVCWRLWQFSNQNVTTMWIGLWKACYLERKSPAEFEVVCDQLDSLWDELEEFHYFQDLIILSDFLQAYGLILNVGALLSLLKEENCPNFIHTCHLIAAFSYILDGICVGVAVIYNSYLDVSGQSTLPDNFPYHLEKIIEKTFGHGLFFGIASAVCSLVSGTVLSWHTCLSKSSRIQPKNSILTII; translated from the coding sequence ATGAAATTAAACATCAGAACATTTTTTATACTGATGACTACCATTATATTAGCTTTGGTAGGTTGGCTGTTATGTATTTTTATCACAAATTCAGTGTGTTGGAGACTGTGGCAATTTTCTAACCAGAATGTTACGACTATGTGGATTGGACTTTGGAAGGCTTGCTATCTTGAACGAAAATCTCCTGCAGAGTTTGAAGTAGTCTGTGATCAGTTGGATTCCCTCTGGGATGAACTTGAGGAATTTCATTACTTCCAGGACCTGATCATATTGTCTGATTTCCTCCAAGCATATGGTCTGATATTGAATGTGGGGGCATTACTAAGTCTCCTTAAGGAGGAAAATTGCCCAAACTTCATCCATACATGTCACCTCATTGCTGCATTTTCCTACATCTTAGATGGTATCTGTGTTGGAGTTGCAGTGATCTACAATAGTTATTTGGATGTGTCAGGCCAAAGTACACTGCCAGACAATTTTCCATATCATCTggagaaaataattgagaaaacatTTGGTCATGGCCTGTTCTTTGGAATAGCAAGTGCAGTTTGTTCTTTGGTAAGTGGAACCGTCTTATCTTGGCACACATGCCTTTCCAAGTCATCTAGAATACAACCAAAAAACAGTATTTTAACCATCATTTAA